The proteins below are encoded in one region of Bremerella sp. P1:
- a CDS encoding DUF4190 domain-containing protein, translating into MSTSTESQPAFTGDVDPAMYEQYRSISSLAVTSLLIGFISLVTILAVVMAPIAVAGIALGIWAIITVRKNTATQTGLPLAYAGLVLSTLALVVGTSRYVYEEYINLPEGYEVIAFGLLQEQPGQPVGQPVPDSALALDGKQVLIRGYVYPHAQKSGLTRFVMVPDFDTCCFGGQPKLTDMVEVRLVEPLSVDFSFNRRKIGGTLRVHTDLKKIEDLTGVFYELEADYVD; encoded by the coding sequence ATGAGCACCTCCACCGAATCCCAACCTGCATTCACTGGCGATGTTGATCCGGCGATGTACGAGCAGTACCGCTCCATTAGCTCGTTAGCGGTGACGTCTCTGCTCATTGGCTTTATCAGCCTAGTGACCATTCTGGCCGTCGTGATGGCACCCATCGCCGTGGCCGGTATCGCCTTGGGTATTTGGGCGATCATCACAGTACGCAAAAACACCGCCACCCAAACCGGCTTACCGTTGGCCTATGCAGGGCTCGTTCTTTCTACGCTCGCTCTCGTAGTAGGCACCAGCCGCTACGTTTACGAAGAATACATCAACCTGCCTGAAGGGTACGAAGTCATCGCTTTTGGCCTTCTGCAGGAACAGCCAGGGCAGCCCGTTGGCCAACCCGTGCCAGACTCGGCGTTGGCTTTGGACGGCAAGCAGGTCCTAATTCGAGGGTATGTTTACCCTCATGCACAGAAGTCGGGTCTGACTCGCTTCGTGATGGTTCCCGACTTTGATACCTGCTGTTTCGGGGGCCAACCCAAACTGACCGACATGGTGGAAGTCCGCCTTGTCGAACCCCTTTCGGTTGATTTTTCCTTCAACCGACGCAAGATTGGGGGAACGCTACGGGTTCATACCGATTTGAAAAAGATCGAAGACCTGACCGGCGTATTTTACGAATTGGAAGCCGACTACGTCGATTGA
- a CDS encoding ABC transporter permease yields the protein MSIWQIAWRSVRQRALASSLTSFSMALGVLLVTAVLLVYGLVSKSFTDNSDLGYNMIAGAKGGKLQLVLNTTFYLSEPVENVPYTFYQEFLTKEEQEKELELMKPAGRGELADGTYAKNTEFAIPVCLGDYYKTYRVVGTLPKFFEVFKDYDSDEPKYSFREGRNFETWNDEHGYFEAVVGSIVAKQTGLKIGDKIAASHGGDPNDIHTDSPFTIVGILAPSGTPNDRAVFVNMEGFYLMSGHAKVEETEEVGANVTGTTISRRQPLPIKQREVTAILIRTSDPFSPIIIKNRVNEGNIAQIVMPVMEITSLFELIVKPIQTLLLVITVLICFVSGISILVSIYNSMNDRKREIAVMRALGARRRTVMGIVLSESIILSVGGGILGWLGAHLLLYGASPMIEAQTGVQIGLFDLAPLPRKLEVLIPSAIIENDWIGPLFSLELVIVPALILLAVLVGFLPAYTAYRTDVAETLSSSP from the coding sequence ATGAGTATCTGGCAAATCGCTTGGCGAAGCGTCCGACAACGAGCTCTGGCCTCGTCGTTAACTTCTTTTTCGATGGCCCTGGGGGTATTGCTGGTAACGGCAGTCCTGCTGGTTTATGGCCTGGTTTCGAAGTCGTTTACCGACAACTCCGATCTCGGTTACAACATGATCGCTGGTGCCAAAGGGGGCAAACTTCAACTGGTGCTGAACACCACGTTTTACCTCAGTGAACCGGTTGAAAATGTTCCCTACACGTTCTACCAGGAATTCCTCACCAAGGAGGAGCAGGAAAAAGAGCTGGAGCTGATGAAGCCAGCTGGTCGTGGCGAGTTAGCTGACGGCACCTACGCGAAGAACACCGAGTTTGCCATTCCTGTCTGCCTGGGCGACTACTACAAGACGTACCGCGTTGTCGGAACGCTACCCAAGTTCTTTGAGGTCTTCAAAGATTACGACAGTGACGAGCCGAAGTACTCCTTCCGAGAAGGACGCAACTTCGAGACCTGGAACGACGAGCACGGGTACTTTGAGGCGGTCGTTGGTTCGATCGTCGCCAAGCAAACCGGCTTGAAAATCGGCGACAAGATTGCCGCTTCGCACGGTGGTGATCCCAACGATATTCATACCGACTCGCCGTTTACCATTGTGGGAATCCTCGCTCCGTCTGGTACACCCAACGACCGAGCAGTATTCGTCAACATGGAAGGCTTCTACCTGATGTCAGGGCATGCCAAGGTAGAAGAAACCGAAGAGGTTGGGGCCAACGTGACTGGCACGACCATTTCGCGGCGGCAACCGCTGCCGATCAAGCAGCGAGAAGTTACGGCCATCCTCATTCGAACGTCCGATCCGTTCTCGCCGATCATCATCAAGAACCGAGTTAATGAAGGGAATATCGCTCAAATTGTGATGCCGGTGATGGAGATTACCAGCCTATTCGAGCTGATCGTCAAGCCAATTCAGACGCTACTGCTGGTCATAACGGTCCTGATTTGCTTTGTTTCGGGAATTTCTATCCTGGTCAGCATTTACAATTCGATGAATGACCGCAAACGCGAAATCGCCGTTATGCGTGCCCTCGGGGCTCGTCGTCGGACCGTGATGGGTATCGTTTTGTCCGAATCGATCATTCTGTCCGTTGGAGGGGGTATTCTGGGCTGGTTGGGCGCTCATTTACTGTTGTACGGGGCGAGCCCGATGATCGAAGCCCAGACTGGCGTTCAGATTGGGCTGTTCGACTTGGCTCCACTACCCAGAAAGCTTGAAGTTCTGATACCTTCGGCGATAATAGAAAATGATTGGATCGGCCCCCTATTCAGTCTGGAGTTGGTGATTGTTCCGGCTCTGATTCTGTTGGCAGTACTGGTCGGCTTTTTGCCTGCCTACACGGCGTATCGTACCGACGTGGCAGAAACACTCAGTTCGTCTCCTTAA
- a CDS encoding ABC transporter ATP-binding protein, producing MLKISNLKKSFRSPTGERVPILDVPQFNVAAAEQMVIVGRSGCGKSTLLHLISGIGTPDSGVISINGLDITRLSEEGRDRFRAEVMGYVFQTFNLLQGFTALENVVLGMSFSRGRADRDRARDLLRRVGLEHRLNAYPRTMSVGEQQRVAVARALANRPKLLLADEPTANVDPANQQSIVDLIRETCQEEEISLVMVTHATEVAEQFQRIEPLEKLNMVAQANKAHA from the coding sequence ATGCTTAAGATCTCGAATCTGAAAAAGTCCTTTCGATCGCCCACCGGCGAACGAGTACCGATCCTGGACGTTCCTCAATTCAACGTTGCGGCCGCCGAACAGATGGTGATCGTTGGACGCAGTGGTTGCGGCAAGTCGACTCTGCTTCATCTGATCTCAGGGATTGGCACGCCTGACTCCGGCGTAATCTCCATCAATGGACTCGATATTACGCGACTCTCCGAAGAAGGACGCGATCGCTTCCGAGCAGAAGTCATGGGGTATGTCTTCCAGACCTTCAATCTGTTGCAAGGTTTCACGGCCTTGGAGAATGTGGTTTTAGGGATGTCCTTCTCCCGCGGCCGAGCCGACCGTGATCGGGCCCGGGACCTGCTCCGACGCGTCGGGCTCGAACATCGCCTGAATGCCTACCCACGCACCATGAGTGTCGGTGAACAGCAGCGAGTCGCCGTGGCTCGTGCTTTGGCCAATCGACCAAAGCTTCTGTTAGCCGATGAGCCGACCGCCAATGTCGATCCGGCCAACCAACAATCGATTGTCGATTTGATTCGTGAAACGTGCCAGGAAGAAGAGATCTCGCTGGTGATGGTTACCCACGCCACGGAAGTGGCGGAGCAATTCCAGCGAATCGAACCCCTTGAGAAACTGAACATGGTCGCCCAAGCGAATAAGGCACACGCATGA
- the smpB gene encoding SsrA-binding protein SmpB, with translation MLASLTPYCPIWKALEVAKKSKAAKKEENKNEKSIGENRKARHEYHILEHLECGIQLTGSEVKSLRDGKLQLAESFAHVVNGEVFLVNCEISPYSNSSEFLNHEARRKRKLLLHKREIIKFALKSEEKGLTLVPLKMYFKQGRAKVLLGIGRGRQMHDKREKLKKDVAKRDIDRAMKRR, from the coding sequence ATGCTGGCATCGCTGACACCCTACTGCCCCATCTGGAAAGCATTGGAAGTGGCCAAGAAGTCAAAAGCTGCGAAAAAAGAAGAAAACAAGAACGAGAAGAGCATCGGCGAAAACCGCAAAGCTCGGCACGAATACCACATTCTGGAGCACCTGGAATGTGGTATCCAGCTGACCGGCAGCGAGGTGAAGAGCCTTCGCGATGGCAAACTTCAACTGGCCGAATCGTTTGCCCACGTGGTCAATGGCGAGGTCTTTCTGGTCAACTGCGAGATCTCGCCCTACTCGAATTCCAGCGAGTTTCTCAATCACGAGGCCCGTCGCAAGCGAAAACTGCTGTTGCACAAGCGTGAGATCATCAAGTTTGCTCTGAAAAGCGAAGAGAAGGGGCTCACGCTTGTGCCTCTGAAGATGTACTTCAAGCAAGGACGAGCCAAGGTTCTGCTGGGCATCGGTCGTGGTCGACAAATGCATGATAAGCGCGAGAAGCTGAAGAAGGATGTCGCCAAACGAGACATCGATCGAGCCATGAAACGGAGATAA
- a CDS encoding lipoyl(octanoyl) transferase LipB produces MEIFEFQSSDLLRQRPTVIDFHYMGIVDFDHCIALQKRLVYESGGRDDGHITCLLCEHPPLISIGRAGSRRHIRLTTQEMRHRKLEMRWIGRGGACVAHTPGQLAVYPIVPLKHYGWSVGEYLQRLQNGLLDTARQFEVPSYKRPGRFGLWGRSGMLAAIGVAVQNWITSHGAFLNVSCGPHSQVGVEANPAELACPGDPATMSSLLEETETCPTIGEVARSVAYHLAQRFESAQAVWHSSHPLFPEVVKHTRDRTRQAAS; encoded by the coding sequence GTGGAAATATTCGAATTTCAGTCTTCCGATTTACTCCGGCAGCGGCCGACAGTCATCGACTTCCATTACATGGGAATCGTCGACTTCGATCACTGTATCGCTTTGCAAAAACGTCTGGTTTACGAATCGGGGGGACGTGACGATGGTCACATTACTTGTCTGCTTTGCGAACATCCACCGCTGATTAGTATAGGCAGAGCGGGCTCGCGGCGACATATCCGCTTGACCACACAAGAGATGCGACACCGCAAGCTCGAAATGCGTTGGATCGGTCGTGGAGGTGCCTGCGTGGCTCATACGCCAGGTCAATTGGCCGTTTACCCAATCGTTCCGCTCAAGCATTACGGCTGGTCTGTCGGCGAATATCTACAACGCTTGCAGAATGGACTCTTGGACACGGCTCGCCAGTTCGAGGTTCCCAGCTACAAACGCCCTGGCCGTTTCGGTCTTTGGGGGCGAAGTGGCATGCTGGCAGCCATCGGCGTGGCCGTTCAAAACTGGATTACCAGCCACGGAGCGTTCCTGAATGTCAGTTGCGGACCCCACAGTCAGGTGGGTGTCGAGGCGAATCCGGCAGAGCTTGCCTGTCCCGGAGATCCTGCCACTATGAGCAGTCTCCTGGAAGAAACAGAGACGTGCCCTACAATAGGAGAGGTCGCACGGAGTGTGGCGTACCATTTGGCGCAACGGTTCGAGTCTGCCCAGGCAGTTTGGCACTCGAGCCATCCTCTGTTTCCTGAAGTAGTCAAGCATACTCGTGATCGAACCCGCCAAGCAGCCAGTTGA
- the lipA gene encoding lipoyl synthase: MPIIDSSDIPSPDSGRRLPRWLKRNIPKGDPGHKTTNLMKELGLETVCEEAKCPNRMECYSQQTATFMILGAVCTRACSFCSVSRGTPQELSGDEPERLAEAAYRLGLKHVVITSVTRDDLPDGGADHYFRCIEAVRERTGATIEVLTPDFIDSKEALARVLEAKPEVFNHNTETVPRLYRRVRGPKSVYSWTLDLLKRVKEIAPDTKTKSGLMLGLGETREELLDTLADLRDADVDFLTLGQYLQPDQKRYLPVVRYLRPEEFEELGEQAKSMGFVKVASGPFVRSSYHARDMAESF; this comes from the coding sequence CTGCCAATCATCGATTCGTCCGATATTCCGTCGCCTGATTCCGGGCGACGTCTTCCCCGCTGGCTCAAGCGGAATATCCCCAAGGGAGATCCCGGCCACAAGACAACCAACTTGATGAAAGAGTTGGGTCTGGAAACGGTCTGCGAGGAAGCCAAGTGCCCCAATCGTATGGAGTGCTATTCGCAGCAGACTGCGACCTTCATGATCTTGGGAGCCGTTTGCACGCGTGCTTGCAGTTTCTGCTCGGTATCACGTGGCACTCCGCAAGAGCTATCTGGTGACGAGCCAGAACGTTTGGCCGAAGCCGCCTACCGTCTGGGGCTCAAGCATGTCGTGATCACGTCGGTGACTCGAGATGATTTGCCGGATGGTGGTGCTGATCACTACTTCCGCTGCATCGAAGCCGTCCGAGAACGAACGGGGGCCACGATTGAAGTCCTCACTCCCGACTTTATCGATTCCAAAGAGGCCCTGGCACGAGTTCTGGAAGCCAAGCCGGAAGTCTTTAACCACAACACCGAAACGGTTCCCAGACTCTATCGCCGAGTTCGCGGGCCGAAGTCAGTTTACTCGTGGACTTTGGACCTGTTGAAGCGTGTGAAAGAGATCGCTCCCGATACGAAGACCAAGAGCGGATTGATGCTTGGTCTGGGTGAGACACGCGAAGAACTACTGGACACTTTGGCAGATCTGCGAGACGCGGATGTCGATTTCCTGACGCTCGGTCAATACTTGCAGCCAGATCAGAAGCGTTACTTGCCGGTTGTTCGTTACCTTCGCCCGGAAGAGTTTGAAGAACTTGGCGAGCAGGCGAAGAGTATGGGCTTTGTGAAGGTTGCCAGCGGTCCGTTCGTGCGAAGTAGCTACCATGCTCGAGACATGGCCGAAAGCTTCTAG
- a CDS encoding HEAT repeat domain-containing protein: MSARYLFVCVALFLCGTLSAAEPDAGKLTADLKAGGDAAYQAADDLADAPADVAIPALTEALSSDDSELQRRAARALAQFGKDAHTASPVLAKLLDSPIPKVRAYAAYALGKIGNGSNKALPKLIKLITDEDPNVRREALEAMIEMDADPDVTLPIMVSVLEKADPAMVLPVLSEMAEKGDKAIPRLRKALQYEKAAYWACLVAAEMGPDAAPAVPELTAVLDSKDPEVRMHALIALGEIGPAAKPALSRVVTALQSDDVPAVKYSAAFALAAMEDSQATEALQKAAEGDDAFLSLMSYYAVAKLNPEDKQKMTTAATFLVEAMKNENPNVRAAAARCLANLEAPAEIVQPIIADALQDADPRVVVNITDAIVKMGPQVLPKVVKGLKNEKMKWVSVAIIRQWGEAAPEAVAPLTEALSSDDEQFQAEVLMALGAIGGKSAGAIEQIRPFLKSDSRTLQLDAMYALGRIGAPAISTTDEIAPMLSNDDPFTQFAAAWSLAHIAPEDADVAAKAVPVLITHLTDASQEYIPGEAAHALSLFGDKAKSALPELKKAAEAGNESAAEAVKLISM; encoded by the coding sequence ATGAGTGCCCGTTATTTGTTTGTGTGTGTCGCGCTGTTCTTGTGCGGCACTCTCTCTGCTGCCGAACCGGATGCCGGCAAGCTGACCGCTGACCTGAAAGCCGGAGGTGACGCGGCATATCAGGCAGCCGATGATTTGGCCGATGCCCCTGCCGACGTGGCCATTCCGGCATTAACCGAGGCACTAAGTAGTGACGACTCGGAACTACAACGCCGTGCCGCACGAGCACTCGCTCAGTTCGGCAAAGACGCTCATACAGCCTCGCCTGTGTTGGCCAAGCTCTTGGACAGCCCCATTCCCAAAGTCCGAGCCTACGCGGCTTACGCTCTGGGCAAGATTGGCAATGGCAGCAACAAAGCGTTGCCAAAGCTGATCAAGCTGATTACCGATGAAGATCCAAACGTCCGCCGCGAAGCTCTGGAAGCGATGATTGAAATGGACGCCGACCCAGACGTTACCTTGCCAATCATGGTAAGTGTTCTGGAGAAGGCCGATCCAGCGATGGTGCTTCCCGTTCTGAGCGAAATGGCTGAGAAGGGAGACAAAGCAATTCCTCGTCTCCGTAAGGCTCTGCAGTATGAAAAGGCAGCCTACTGGGCTTGTCTCGTGGCGGCAGAAATGGGTCCCGATGCGGCTCCTGCCGTTCCAGAGCTTACCGCAGTGCTCGATAGCAAAGACCCTGAAGTCCGCATGCATGCTCTGATCGCCCTGGGCGAAATCGGCCCGGCCGCCAAGCCAGCTTTGAGCCGCGTTGTGACGGCCCTGCAGTCGGATGACGTCCCGGCGGTAAAATACTCGGCCGCATTTGCTCTGGCCGCGATGGAAGATTCGCAAGCGACGGAAGCTCTACAGAAGGCAGCTGAAGGTGACGACGCTTTCTTGAGCCTGATGAGCTACTACGCCGTCGCCAAGCTAAATCCGGAAGACAAGCAAAAGATGACCACGGCAGCGACCTTCCTGGTCGAAGCCATGAAGAATGAGAATCCGAACGTGCGTGCTGCCGCGGCTCGCTGCTTGGCCAATCTCGAAGCTCCTGCGGAAATCGTCCAACCGATTATCGCGGACGCACTGCAAGATGCTGACCCACGTGTTGTGGTGAACATCACCGATGCGATCGTGAAGATGGGTCCCCAGGTCTTGCCAAAGGTTGTTAAAGGCCTGAAGAACGAAAAGATGAAGTGGGTCTCGGTGGCCATTATCCGCCAATGGGGCGAAGCAGCTCCTGAAGCAGTGGCTCCGCTCACCGAGGCGTTGTCCAGCGATGACGAACAATTCCAAGCCGAGGTTTTGATGGCACTCGGAGCCATCGGCGGAAAGTCGGCTGGAGCAATCGAGCAGATTCGTCCGTTCCTCAAGTCGGATTCGCGAACCCTGCAACTTGATGCCATGTATGCATTGGGGCGTATCGGTGCCCCAGCCATCTCGACCACGGATGAGATCGCACCGATGCTGTCCAACGACGATCCCTTCACACAGTTTGCCGCAGCCTGGTCGCTAGCACACATCGCACCGGAAGATGCCGATGTCGCCGCCAAGGCGGTTCCTGTGTTGATCACGCATCTGACCGATGCATCGCAAGAGTACATCCCCGGCGAAGCCGCTCACGCTCTGTCGCTGTTCGGTGACAAAGCCAAGTCAGCGCTCCCAGAGCTGAAAAAGGCTGCCGAAGCTGGCAATGAATCGGCTGCTGAAGCAGTCAAACTGATTTCGATGTAG
- a CDS encoding TVP38/TMEM64 family protein, producing the protein MKILILVAVALAIPIIPFLIWGQWLEQAAHAWEETQPSPWVMAIVLFGLLSLDVLLPVPSSLVNTLAGAKLGVFAGAAVCFAGLTVGAAIGFGLAKLAGPPLQRRWLADSDAQSLKKFADNWGVVTLVITRALPILAEAAVVLLGVQGLSWRKFWPPVLLANAGIALAYSAFGNLAAEQEWLVIALAISAGLPLLLTFLARRWLQTADKKEIAQ; encoded by the coding sequence GTGAAAATCCTGATCTTGGTTGCCGTGGCGTTGGCGATCCCTATCATCCCTTTTCTGATTTGGGGCCAATGGCTGGAGCAAGCGGCCCATGCGTGGGAGGAAACCCAGCCCAGTCCATGGGTTATGGCGATTGTGCTGTTTGGATTGCTCTCGCTGGATGTGCTGCTTCCGGTCCCCTCCAGCCTGGTCAATACGTTGGCAGGGGCCAAATTGGGGGTTTTTGCCGGGGCTGCCGTATGTTTCGCGGGCCTCACTGTGGGGGCTGCGATTGGTTTTGGCCTCGCTAAATTGGCGGGTCCGCCCCTTCAGCGAAGATGGCTGGCCGATTCCGACGCCCAAAGTTTAAAAAAGTTTGCCGACAACTGGGGAGTGGTCACTTTGGTGATTACCAGGGCACTGCCCATCCTCGCGGAGGCCGCCGTCGTGCTGCTGGGAGTTCAAGGACTTTCCTGGCGAAAGTTCTGGCCGCCGGTTCTCCTCGCCAATGCAGGCATTGCTCTGGCGTACTCCGCATTCGGTAATCTGGCTGCCGAGCAGGAGTGGTTGGTTATTGCCCTGGCAATCTCGGCCGGGCTTCCTCTACTGCTTACCTTCCTGGCCCGCCGTTGGTTGCAAACGGCGGACAAGAAGGAAATCGCTCAGTAA
- the rpiB gene encoding ribose 5-phosphate isomerase B, whose product MKIAIGSDHRGYEVKAKIIELLSKLGHESVDCGAHDCNSIDYPDIASAVAEKIVSGEVDRGILICGSGIGMAITANKFPGVRAATCHDDLTAEMSRRHNNVNVMCLSADLLGERLIDRMVELWITTEFEKGRHQRRVDKISDVEKRFSKDD is encoded by the coding sequence ATGAAAATCGCGATTGGTAGTGATCATCGTGGGTATGAAGTAAAAGCGAAGATCATCGAACTCCTGAGTAAGCTCGGGCACGAGTCGGTCGACTGTGGTGCCCACGACTGTAATAGCATCGACTATCCCGATATCGCTTCGGCCGTGGCAGAGAAGATTGTGAGCGGTGAAGTTGATCGCGGCATTCTTATTTGTGGTTCGGGCATCGGCATGGCCATCACCGCTAACAAATTTCCTGGCGTTAGGGCCGCAACGTGTCACGACGATTTGACGGCCGAAATGAGCCGTCGGCACAACAATGTGAACGTCATGTGTCTTTCCGCCGATCTGCTGGGCGAACGCCTTATCGATCGCATGGTCGAACTATGGATCACGACTGAGTTCGAGAAAGGACGCCATCAGCGGCGTGTCGATAAGATCAGCGATGTCGAAAAGCGTTTCTCGAAAGATGACTAG
- a CDS encoding L-threonylcarbamoyladenylate synthase — protein MPATVIDVKAADDRRDVVHRAVQALAEGQLVAFPTETVYGLAASALNPQAIHDLRHAKGRPETNPFSLCVSGADTLWDYVPNASPLMCRLARRCWPGPVTLVMPCDEGSVVSQFTEEVRQAVSPSGLVGLRVPAHDLIAQAMHFLPGPLALTSANLSGQPDAIHGKEVVEALGDRVGLILDDGKCRYGQPSSVVKVEGNHFQMLRQGVVSESVLNHLSSYFVLFVCTGNTCRSPMAEVVMQKHLADKIGTTIDQLDQKGILVASAGIAAYPGGRAAPEAIHILGARSLDLNGHASQPLSDRLVEQADLILTMTAGHRDAILARWPEARDRIQTLSSDGRDIADPIGGSEDVYRQCLEQIESEIKQRVKDLDLDNLLPS, from the coding sequence TTGCCCGCCACAGTCATTGACGTAAAAGCTGCTGATGACCGCCGAGATGTCGTCCATCGTGCCGTTCAAGCGCTTGCCGAAGGACAGCTTGTCGCTTTTCCCACCGAAACCGTTTACGGCTTGGCAGCTTCAGCGCTAAACCCACAAGCGATCCACGACCTTCGCCATGCCAAAGGGCGCCCAGAAACCAATCCTTTTAGTTTATGCGTTTCGGGCGCGGATACGCTCTGGGACTACGTTCCTAACGCTTCGCCGTTAATGTGTCGTCTGGCGCGTCGCTGCTGGCCTGGTCCGGTGACGCTGGTAATGCCGTGTGACGAGGGTTCGGTCGTTTCTCAGTTTACCGAAGAAGTACGTCAGGCGGTCTCGCCGAGTGGACTGGTCGGACTACGTGTTCCGGCTCACGACTTGATCGCCCAGGCAATGCACTTTTTGCCAGGCCCCCTAGCATTAACGAGCGCGAATCTGTCTGGGCAACCCGATGCGATTCATGGAAAAGAGGTCGTAGAGGCCCTGGGAGATCGGGTAGGATTAATACTGGACGACGGCAAGTGCCGGTATGGGCAACCTTCCAGTGTCGTCAAAGTGGAAGGCAATCACTTCCAGATGTTACGTCAAGGTGTCGTTTCGGAGAGTGTCTTGAATCACCTGAGCAGCTACTTTGTCCTGTTTGTATGTACCGGAAATACGTGTCGTAGCCCCATGGCCGAAGTGGTCATGCAAAAACACCTGGCAGATAAAATCGGGACAACGATCGATCAGTTGGATCAAAAGGGGATCTTGGTCGCCTCGGCTGGCATTGCAGCCTATCCGGGAGGTCGTGCGGCCCCGGAAGCAATCCACATCCTGGGAGCTCGCAGCTTGGATTTAAATGGCCACGCGAGTCAGCCGCTCAGCGATCGACTGGTTGAGCAAGCCGACCTGATATTGACGATGACCGCCGGACATCGCGATGCCATTTTGGCACGCTGGCCGGAAGCACGTGACCGAATTCAAACGCTAAGTAGCGATGGCCGCGACATTGCCGATCCGATTGGAGGTTCGGAAGATGTTTATCGCCAGTGTCTCGAACAAATCGAATCTGAAATCAAGCAGCGGGTCAAAGACCTCGACTTGGACAATCTCCTTCCCTCCTAG
- a CDS encoding NHL repeat-containing protein, with protein sequence MLLSLGLTTISGCLPPSGPSVEPEVVWGRRGVSEGLFEKPRAVAISPDDELFIVDMTARIQVFDLDGNFRRAWQIPEFYKGRPSGLSFDNNGNLLVADTHYNRMLVYTPDGKRLDEQTIGGVEGSQPGEFGFVTEAVQDSQGNYYISEYGQHDRVQKFDPNGNFLFQWGGHGSEPGQFIRPQNMVIDENDHIWIADACNHRIQVFDATGDQAKLIKIWGEQGSEPGKLGYPYDLVLDGEGHLYVVEYSNHRVQKFDLEGNSLGTWGSSGHDPGQLNSPWALILDRFGRIHVIDSENHRVQRIRL encoded by the coding sequence GTGCTGTTATCTCTTGGATTGACGACCATTTCCGGCTGTCTTCCACCATCGGGACCCAGCGTTGAGCCTGAGGTCGTATGGGGAAGACGTGGCGTTTCGGAAGGTTTGTTCGAAAAACCACGCGCTGTCGCGATCAGCCCGGACGACGAGCTGTTTATTGTCGACATGACGGCTCGCATCCAGGTCTTCGACCTCGATGGCAACTTCCGCCGGGCATGGCAAATCCCAGAATTCTATAAAGGTCGCCCCTCAGGACTATCCTTCGACAACAACGGCAACCTCCTGGTCGCCGATACCCACTACAACCGCATGTTGGTCTATACGCCTGATGGTAAGCGGCTGGACGAACAAACGATCGGCGGCGTCGAAGGCTCGCAGCCCGGTGAGTTCGGCTTTGTCACCGAGGCCGTGCAGGATTCCCAGGGAAACTACTACATCAGCGAGTACGGCCAGCACGACCGTGTACAGAAGTTCGATCCTAACGGTAACTTCCTCTTTCAATGGGGCGGCCATGGCAGCGAGCCAGGGCAGTTCATCCGCCCACAGAATATGGTCATCGACGAGAACGACCACATCTGGATCGCCGATGCGTGTAACCATCGGATCCAGGTCTTCGACGCCACAGGAGACCAGGCGAAGCTCATCAAGATCTGGGGAGAGCAGGGGAGTGAGCCAGGCAAACTTGGTTACCCCTATGACCTGGTCCTCGACGGAGAAGGGCATCTGTATGTCGTCGAGTACAGCAACCACCGCGTGCAGAAGTTCGACCTTGAAGGCAACAGCCTAGGTACGTGGGGAAGTTCCGGCCACGACCCAGGGCAACTTAACAGTCCCTGGGCATTGATACTCGATCGGTTCGGGCGGATTCATGTGATCGATTCCGAGAATCATCGGGTACAGCGGATTCGGTTGTAG
- a CDS encoding DUF6572 domain-containing protein — protein MALTKTHIIDAVGICRQTGCVVLSLMDEEDWSEESEHVKLLRDKLANYLRFIESGDMHKAYPKAQGRTARIEIRGRCRPPESGQRFLDETVELVRAKGIEIQTSYDS, from the coding sequence ATGGCACTCACCAAAACCCACATCATCGACGCTGTTGGTATCTGCAGGCAAACCGGTTGTGTCGTCCTCTCTTTGATGGATGAAGAAGATTGGAGCGAGGAAAGCGAGCACGTGAAATTGCTACGGGACAAACTCGCCAACTATCTGAGGTTTATCGAGAGTGGAGATATGCACAAAGCGTATCCCAAAGCCCAGGGACGAACGGCACGGATCGAGATTCGCGGTCGCTGTCGACCACCTGAGAGCGGGCAGCGGTTTCTGGATGAGACTGTTGAACTGGTGCGTGCCAAAGGCATTGAGATTCAGACCAGCTACGACAGCTAG